One window from the genome of Leptospira broomii serovar Hurstbridge str. 5399 encodes:
- the bla gene encoding subclass B1 metallo-beta-lactamase, translating to MKIIVAIALLLPWQLGSSDLKISMIPLTENFYVHTSYHIIDNVPFPSNGLIVSTKSGAILIDTAWGNEQTVQILLWIKENLKMPVRFAILTHFHDDRSGGIQELKNRNIPSYANRRTIHKMKSLNLPVPDRLLKDEMDFRMDDLVFKVLYPGPGHSEDNIVVWFPMSKVFFGGCLVKSPQAKSLGNIKDANLVEWPKTIRFLERSFSNAKFLIPGHEAWGGPEAFGRTLELLSGN from the coding sequence ATGAAGATCATCGTCGCGATTGCCTTATTGTTGCCCTGGCAACTAGGATCCAGCGATTTGAAAATCAGTATGATTCCGTTGACCGAGAATTTTTACGTTCATACTTCGTATCATATAATCGACAACGTACCCTTTCCTTCCAACGGTTTAATCGTTTCGACGAAATCGGGAGCGATTCTCATCGATACCGCTTGGGGAAATGAACAGACGGTCCAGATTTTACTTTGGATTAAAGAGAATTTAAAAATGCCTGTTCGTTTTGCCATTCTAACTCATTTCCATGACGATCGATCCGGGGGAATTCAAGAATTAAAGAACAGGAATATTCCAAGTTACGCAAATCGAAGGACAATTCATAAGATGAAATCGCTCAACTTACCCGTTCCCGACCGACTATTGAAGGATGAAATGGACTTCCGGATGGACGATCTCGTATTCAAAGTTCTTTATCCGGGTCCAGGTCATAGCGAAGACAATATTGTAGTTTGGTTTCCCATGTCGAAGGTCTTTTTTGGCGGTTGTTTAGTCAAGAGTCCCCAAGCAAAAAGCCTAGGAAATATTAAAGATGCAAATCTGGTCGAATGGCCTAAAACAATACGGTTCTTGGAGAGGTCTTTTTCAAACGCGAAATTCTTAATACCGGGACATGAAGCTTGGGGTGGTCCGGAGGCGTTTGGAAGAACTTTAGAATTATTGTCCGGCAACTGA
- a CDS encoding DUF3995 domain-containing protein: MPDFISLSLTAIFLFLGCIHLYWVFGGNWGSDSVVPQLELEGRPAFIPGVGITFLLVLIFWSMAALILAFSGFFQTPIERKIYRWSIAAISAIFFLRAFGDLRYVGFFKKVRGTKFSYWDTRVYSPLCLLIGILTSYLAITQ, from the coding sequence ATGCCGGATTTTATTTCTCTTAGCCTAACAGCAATTTTCCTGTTCCTAGGATGCATCCATTTGTATTGGGTCTTTGGCGGTAATTGGGGGTCGGATTCGGTCGTGCCTCAGTTGGAATTGGAAGGTCGACCGGCTTTTATACCTGGAGTTGGTATTACATTTCTGCTGGTGTTGATTTTTTGGTCGATGGCTGCCCTTATTTTAGCCTTTTCCGGATTCTTTCAAACGCCGATCGAGCGTAAAATATATCGGTGGTCCATTGCCGCAATATCTGCGATTTTTTTTCTTAGAGCATTCGGTGATTTGCGTTATGTAGGTTTCTTTAAAAAAGTTAGAGGAACGAAATTCTCATACTGGGACACTCGCGTATATTCCCCTCTTTGCCTTTTAATAGGAATTTTGACTTCGTATTTAGCAATCACTCAATAA
- a CDS encoding amidohydrolase family protein — MSLFDAHFHIIDPQFPLVPNHGFLPEPFTVTDYKSKAYPLGIGGGAIVSGSFQAFDQTYLLHALSVLGKKFVGVTQLPAITSDQEILLLSDAGVRAIRFNVRRGGSEELSKIKEMGARVYDLAGWHVELYIDAKEIDDFLEGVLLSLPKVSIDHMGLSKEGLPTVLKLAKKGVRVKATGFGRVDFDVQSALRSIADANPESLLFGTDLPSTRAAFPFTEKDLNLIRDTFDGDLLTKILSKNARKFYGISS; from the coding sequence ATGTCCTTGTTCGATGCACATTTTCATATTATTGATCCGCAATTCCCGCTAGTGCCGAATCACGGGTTTTTACCGGAACCTTTTACCGTCACTGATTACAAGTCCAAGGCTTATCCACTCGGGATCGGTGGAGGAGCGATAGTCTCGGGATCTTTTCAGGCATTCGATCAAACATATTTGCTACATGCATTAAGCGTTCTTGGGAAAAAATTCGTAGGCGTTACTCAATTGCCGGCCATCACATCAGACCAAGAGATACTTTTACTTTCGGACGCAGGCGTAAGGGCGATTAGATTTAATGTAAGGAGAGGAGGGTCCGAGGAGTTATCGAAAATTAAGGAGATGGGAGCCAGAGTATACGATTTGGCCGGTTGGCACGTTGAACTTTATATAGATGCTAAAGAGATCGACGACTTTTTAGAAGGGGTCTTGCTTTCTTTACCGAAAGTTTCGATAGATCATATGGGTCTCTCGAAGGAAGGGCTTCCTACAGTTTTGAAATTGGCGAAGAAAGGTGTTCGAGTTAAAGCCACCGGTTTTGGGCGAGTTGATTTCGATGTACAATCCGCATTGAGAAGTATCGCGGATGCGAACCCGGAAAGTTTACTTTTCGGCACTGATCTTCCATCCACTCGCGCAGCATTTCCTTTTACCGAAAAGGATTTAAATTTGATTCGAGATACCTTCGACGGCGACCTACTTACTAAAATTCTTTCTAAGAATGCTAGAAAGTTTTACGGGATTTCATCCTAA
- a CDS encoding SDR family NAD(P)-dependent oxidoreductase codes for MKSQTYSIKSSQKTVLITGGSSGIGKELALHFHTAGYRVLIVSLFKKELVKARQDLYANSPYGQIDVLEWDLTSADSSKKILAWAKSLGVQIDVLINNAGFGLWGESTELSTEKVESMLLLNVNAITSLSSAFGKQMKERGHGIIMNVASTASLQALPFMAAYAASKSYVVRFSEAIAEELAQYGVKVCILYPGTTRTNFLSVAGIQKNDTKGSLGKMADRIAMDPKEVAKIAFEGLLSGKKRIIPGTLNKLHFLSAKIFPNWAVRKIAARIFGKD; via the coding sequence ATGAAATCTCAAACATATTCCATAAAATCCTCTCAAAAAACCGTCTTAATCACGGGCGGATCCTCCGGAATCGGTAAGGAACTTGCTCTTCATTTTCATACTGCAGGCTATAGGGTTTTGATCGTCAGTCTTTTCAAAAAGGAATTGGTAAAGGCTCGCCAAGACTTATATGCAAATTCGCCTTATGGGCAAATCGACGTACTCGAATGGGATCTAACTTCGGCCGACTCTTCGAAAAAAATCCTAGCCTGGGCAAAGTCATTGGGAGTACAGATCGATGTTCTGATCAATAATGCGGGATTTGGGCTTTGGGGAGAATCGACCGAACTTTCTACCGAAAAAGTCGAATCAATGTTATTATTAAACGTAAACGCGATTACGTCCCTTTCTTCCGCTTTCGGAAAACAAATGAAAGAACGAGGTCACGGGATTATCATGAATGTCGCGTCTACTGCTTCTCTTCAAGCCCTTCCTTTCATGGCGGCTTATGCTGCAAGTAAATCATACGTGGTTCGATTTTCGGAAGCGATTGCGGAAGAACTGGCGCAGTACGGAGTAAAGGTCTGCATACTTTATCCAGGCACGACTCGTACTAATTTTCTGAGTGTGGCGGGAATTCAAAAAAATGATACGAAAGGCTCGTTAGGCAAAATGGCAGACCGGATTGCGATGGATCCGAAAGAAGTGGCAAAAATTGCATTCGAAGGTTTATTGTCCGGTAAGAAGAGAATTATTCCAGGTACATTAAACAAGCTGCATTTTCTTTCCGCAAAAATTTTCCCGAATTGGGCGGTGCGAAAAATCGCCGCAAGAATATTCGGTAAGGATTAG
- a CDS encoding low molecular weight phosphatase family protein, with protein MLEEMKSLESSSMSPLFQNLRNFLNERQTETESILPDRKRILTQLSESILESFENRSKATILFVCTQNSRRSQISQIFGAAIPQFLGIPGIKAFSGGTEISAFHPNAITALESIGFRIENEGPPRNPKYSIRWADGTPALIAFSKKFSDPPNPHRDFIVIMVCSTADEACPYVAGAEARISLPFEDPKSADDTPEVISKYTETCERIARELLFTFQLVKNKI; from the coding sequence TTGCTCGAGGAAATGAAGTCCCTAGAATCCTCTTCCATGTCGCCATTATTTCAAAATCTTAGAAATTTCTTAAACGAAAGACAAACTGAAACGGAAAGCATCTTGCCGGATCGGAAGAGAATACTGACCCAGCTTTCCGAATCGATTTTGGAATCATTTGAAAATAGAAGTAAGGCTACGATTCTATTTGTATGCACCCAGAATTCGAGACGGAGTCAAATTTCACAGATTTTTGGAGCAGCCATTCCGCAATTTCTCGGTATTCCGGGGATCAAAGCCTTTTCGGGCGGGACGGAAATTTCCGCATTTCATCCGAATGCAATTACGGCATTGGAAAGCATCGGTTTTCGAATAGAAAACGAGGGACCTCCCCGAAATCCGAAATATTCGATTCGCTGGGCCGATGGCACGCCTGCACTTATTGCCTTTTCCAAGAAATTTTCCGATCCCCCCAATCCGCATCGCGATTTTATTGTGATTATGGTTTGCTCGACGGCTGATGAGGCTTGCCCTTATGTTGCCGGAGCGGAGGCAAGGATTAGTCTGCCGTTTGAGGACCCAAAATCCGCCGACGACACTCCGGAGGTCATTTCTAAATATACGGAAACCTGCGAAAGAATCGCCAGAGAGCTACTCTTTACGTTCCAACTAGTAAAGAATAAAATCTGA
- the map gene encoding type I methionyl aminopeptidase — protein MTVRTKEDLEALRRVGKVVAETLNYMRKAAVVGISTAELDRIGFGFFSSFGARSAPMLSYKFPGYTCISVGDEIAHGIPGERRLKDGDLINIDVSLELDGYFADTGASFLIGSSKSEKLALLLETSALALKNALSNVYSGNRMNDIGKAVEYTARQNGFKVIRSLCGHGVGSALHEEPFDILNYYEPRDRRKLQSGQVIAIETFVSTGAEDFREDKDGWTLRTPDGSFVAQFEHSVIVTDSGPLILTAA, from the coding sequence ATGACTGTGAGAACTAAAGAGGATCTGGAAGCGCTTCGGCGAGTCGGTAAGGTCGTTGCCGAAACTTTAAATTATATGAGGAAAGCTGCAGTAGTCGGAATTAGTACTGCCGAACTGGACCGCATTGGATTCGGTTTTTTTTCAAGCTTCGGAGCAAGAAGCGCCCCTATGCTGTCCTATAAATTTCCGGGTTATACATGTATCAGTGTTGGCGATGAAATCGCTCACGGTATTCCGGGCGAAAGGCGTTTAAAAGATGGTGATCTCATAAACATAGATGTCTCTCTCGAATTGGACGGGTATTTTGCCGACACAGGTGCAAGTTTTCTAATAGGATCATCCAAATCCGAGAAGTTAGCACTCTTACTCGAAACTTCTGCTCTTGCCCTGAAGAACGCGTTAAGCAATGTTTATTCTGGAAATAGAATGAATGATATCGGCAAGGCCGTCGAATACACGGCGAGGCAAAACGGGTTCAAGGTGATCCGCTCACTTTGCGGTCATGGAGTTGGTAGCGCTTTGCACGAAGAACCTTTTGATATTTTGAATTATTATGAACCGAGGGATCGGAGAAAATTGCAATCGGGCCAGGTAATAGCGATAGAAACCTTCGTCTCGACCGGTGCCGAAGATTTTAGAGAAGACAAGGACGGTTGGACTCTTCGAACTCCTGACGGTTCCTTTGTGGCACAATTCGAGCATTCTGTTATTGTAACGGATTCCGGTCCTTTAATTCTTACAGCCGCCTAA
- a CDS encoding bile acid:sodium symporter, which yields MLIKAVLILLSLSSMLGLGLKIHRGELGSARESASTIGMAFIVNFGLLPVVAVFSSRWLDLSDATLIGLFLCASSPGGASGGLFVLRAGGNPAVGGLLIALLNGANTILTPFLFSFFRGGPAFEWDLFLKLLAIGFFLQGLPLLIGLIGRDYRPKLAARSLPFVERISTLALLLSVILLIFQYGEKAVTLGPPAWIGGFAIIVVSLAVPPFFFWADLSTRASVSVVSGVRSLSLALLLAELHVRQSETLLTILMYGLLMYLSVGIASVLWKNKKSD from the coding sequence ATGCTGATTAAAGCCGTTTTGATACTCCTTTCTCTTTCTTCTATGTTGGGCCTGGGGTTAAAGATTCATCGAGGCGAACTGGGTTCCGCTCGCGAGTCCGCATCTACGATCGGAATGGCATTCATAGTTAATTTCGGACTTTTACCTGTTGTTGCCGTTTTTTCATCGAGATGGTTGGATTTATCGGACGCGACTTTAATCGGTCTATTTTTATGCGCTTCTTCCCCCGGTGGAGCCTCTGGAGGTTTATTCGTATTAAGAGCCGGCGGAAACCCGGCAGTCGGTGGACTTCTTATCGCATTGTTAAACGGCGCAAATACGATTTTGACTCCCTTCCTTTTTTCCTTTTTTAGGGGAGGTCCTGCGTTCGAATGGGACCTTTTTTTAAAGTTACTTGCGATCGGTTTTTTCTTACAGGGCCTACCTCTTTTGATCGGCTTGATCGGTCGCGACTACCGACCGAAATTAGCGGCGCGTTCTCTACCTTTCGTAGAACGAATCAGCACGTTAGCTCTTTTACTCTCGGTGATTCTACTTATTTTTCAGTACGGCGAAAAAGCGGTAACTCTTGGACCCCCTGCCTGGATAGGAGGATTTGCCATTATTGTCGTTTCTTTAGCGGTTCCCCCTTTCTTTTTTTGGGCCGATCTTTCGACTCGAGCTTCCGTTTCTGTCGTATCAGGCGTTCGAAGTCTTTCTTTGGCATTATTATTGGCTGAACTCCATGTTCGACAATCGGAAACCTTACTTACGATTTTAATGTATGGATTACTGATGTATCTTTCGGTCGGAATCGCCTCCGTATTATGGAAAAATAAAAAGAGCGACTAG
- a CDS encoding lipoprotein LipL41, producing MRRILLGLLVGAMLWLSCQRVSVEYPSFPQTKEGRELRHFLKGVRVVALAVESPTADVWGQDADVSQAFIRIVPAKIFQAFSEDSYFKMVDLSKRADIIDQASLSLAGITNGRAKLGELLGAEAILYISVAKPVYECSLEMRADYMAMGMLILQAAANANSNNRRGHHRSSAPIRPNNDPVMKPTGVRKLLLPIEATLVRVDTGESKKAVISKPTTIYNSVGATSCPAMLESLSQALTEVIPEMEIRLSPKAETKSIRIFTDDDDPEIASYLSEGYEEIKGDTPSFNRAKLAWEKADAKSSGKSWAAKANLATYYFSQGDFEKAAELYESAVKLGSNKKGYLKDLSKIASSAAEAIEE from the coding sequence ATGAGAAGAATACTACTTGGACTCTTGGTTGGAGCGATGCTTTGGCTTTCTTGTCAGAGGGTTTCAGTCGAATATCCTTCATTTCCTCAAACCAAAGAAGGCCGAGAACTTCGACATTTTTTGAAAGGAGTCCGAGTCGTTGCTTTGGCAGTCGAGTCGCCGACTGCCGATGTCTGGGGACAAGATGCCGACGTCAGCCAAGCCTTTATTCGAATTGTACCTGCAAAGATTTTCCAAGCGTTTTCGGAGGATTCCTATTTTAAGATGGTCGATCTTAGTAAACGAGCGGACATTATAGACCAGGCGAGCTTATCTCTCGCCGGAATAACGAATGGTCGAGCCAAATTAGGCGAATTACTCGGAGCGGAGGCGATTCTTTATATCAGTGTCGCAAAGCCTGTTTATGAATGTAGTTTGGAAATGCGTGCAGACTATATGGCTATGGGAATGTTGATTTTACAAGCTGCTGCAAACGCTAATTCTAACAATAGGCGGGGACATCATCGTTCGTCCGCTCCGATTCGGCCTAATAATGATCCGGTAATGAAGCCGACAGGCGTTCGAAAGTTGCTTTTACCGATAGAAGCGACTTTAGTGCGAGTCGATACTGGAGAATCTAAAAAAGCCGTTATCTCCAAACCTACCACGATTTATAATAGCGTCGGAGCCACCTCCTGCCCTGCTATGTTGGAATCATTATCTCAAGCATTGACGGAAGTGATTCCGGAAATGGAAATTAGGCTATCGCCGAAAGCGGAAACGAAAAGCATTCGAATTTTTACCGACGATGACGATCCAGAGATAGCTTCTTATCTTTCGGAAGGATACGAAGAGATTAAAGGCGACACTCCCAGTTTTAATCGAGCAAAGTTAGCTTGGGAAAAAGCGGATGCAAAATCCTCCGGAAAAAGCTGGGCTGCCAAGGCGAATCTCGCCACATATTACTTCTCTCAAGGAGATTTTGAAAAGGCGGCGGAATTATATGAATCCGCGGTCAAACTCGGAAGTAATAAAAAAGGCTATCTAAAAGATTTAAGTAAGATCGCTTCCTCTGCGGCGGAAGCGATCGAAGAATAG
- the ftsZ gene encoding cell division protein FtsZ, whose product MLRFEEEADKTSPAIIKVLGIGGGGMNAVARMAHSSLRGVEYVIMNTDEQVLRRSDIENRITLGSKITRGMGAGGDPELGAKAAEEDRDRIQSIIQGADMVFVTAGMGGGTGTGAAPIVAKIAKEMKCLVVGVVTIPFSFEGRRRMELAKRGIDQLRNYVDTLILVNNESIFQVVDRDTPIDQAFRVIDDILLNAVRGISDIVNNPGIINVDFADVKVIMRDTGDAVMGVGEGSGEKKVSEAVNYAIDNALLDSRSIAGATSLLINVTGGTDLTISDWNEVSQIITSQVDPNANIIVGLTEDPELEKRIRVTVIATGFNKRPASLPTNSSVKYPAGQLQRKVVGLAEQTPVEEQRPSYRTEPERITDTETYRSLKTRSGQSSAREDYDIPAFMRRSEKGK is encoded by the coding sequence ATGTTGCGTTTCGAAGAAGAAGCAGATAAGACAAGCCCGGCCATAATTAAAGTCCTCGGTATAGGTGGAGGAGGCATGAATGCGGTCGCGCGCATGGCTCACTCCAGTTTGAGAGGAGTGGAATACGTCATCATGAATACCGACGAGCAAGTATTGCGCCGCTCGGATATAGAAAATCGAATCACTCTCGGATCCAAAATCACCAGGGGAATGGGGGCAGGAGGAGATCCCGAACTCGGTGCAAAAGCGGCGGAGGAAGATCGAGACAGAATTCAATCAATTATCCAAGGAGCCGACATGGTTTTCGTTACCGCGGGAATGGGAGGCGGAACGGGAACCGGTGCGGCTCCCATAGTTGCAAAAATTGCAAAAGAAATGAAATGCCTCGTAGTCGGGGTAGTCACAATTCCTTTTTCATTTGAAGGTCGACGCAGAATGGAGTTAGCCAAACGCGGTATCGATCAATTGCGAAACTACGTGGACACTCTCATTTTAGTAAATAACGAATCGATTTTTCAAGTTGTGGACAGAGACACTCCGATCGATCAGGCCTTCCGAGTCATCGATGATATTCTATTAAACGCAGTCAGAGGAATCAGCGACATCGTGAACAATCCCGGTATTATCAACGTGGATTTTGCGGACGTAAAAGTCATTATGAGAGACACCGGCGACGCAGTCATGGGTGTGGGCGAAGGTAGCGGCGAAAAGAAAGTTTCCGAAGCTGTGAATTATGCGATCGATAATGCGCTTTTAGATTCTCGTTCAATCGCCGGGGCAACATCTCTTCTGATCAATGTAACCGGGGGAACGGATCTTACGATTTCGGATTGGAACGAAGTGTCTCAGATTATCACCTCTCAAGTCGATCCTAACGCGAATATTATCGTCGGATTAACCGAAGACCCTGAATTAGAAAAAAGGATCCGTGTAACGGTAATTGCAACCGGATTCAATAAACGTCCTGCAAGCTTACCGACGAATTCAAGCGTTAAGTATCCGGCAGGACAACTGCAAAGAAAGGTCGTAGGTTTGGCGGAACAGACTCCTGTAGAAGAGCAACGTCCATCCTATCGTACGGAGCCAGAGAGAATAACGGATACTGAAACTTATCGGTCCCTAAAAACTCGCTCAGGACAGTCGTCAGCTCGGGAAGATTATGATATTCCGGCTTTTATGCGCAGAAGCGAAAAAGGAAAATAA
- the ftsA gene encoding cell division protein FtsA: MEASERTIVALDLGTSLTKVVVGRPISEYETEIIGTGSFPSSGIKSGAIVNIEATTRSIVEAVSEAELMCGQEITSVVVNVTGKSVRADNSKGVVAITNRDRAVTEPDVVRVIEAAQAIRVPADQEIIHVLSKEFSVDDQTSIKDPIGMTGVRLEAEVHIVTAGITALHNLEKCVEAAGLVEEARVLSSLASSEAVLTSGEKDLGTAVLDIGAGICDLIIYIDGGIAYSAIIPFGGYNVTSDLSIGLKTTIETAELLKKRYGHCTLDEMDPTETVEIPPISGRPARSVLREELVNIIEPRMREIFEMVDAELVKSGKKSFLAGGAILTGGGSLLEGIESLAEDVFHLTVTRARPAGLSGLAERVSSPEFSTAVGLIKYASRLGEMEQRSQDRTESWGKKLRRWIEENL; encoded by the coding sequence ATGGAAGCTTCGGAAAGAACAATCGTAGCGTTAGATTTAGGAACTTCGCTTACTAAAGTCGTCGTTGGCCGCCCCATTTCGGAGTACGAAACCGAAATCATCGGCACAGGCTCTTTCCCGTCTTCGGGGATCAAGAGCGGAGCGATCGTAAATATAGAGGCGACTACTCGTTCCATTGTGGAAGCGGTCAGCGAGGCCGAATTGATGTGCGGACAGGAAATCACGTCAGTCGTCGTGAATGTCACAGGGAAGTCCGTAAGAGCCGATAACTCCAAAGGAGTCGTGGCGATAACCAATCGAGACCGAGCAGTAACGGAACCGGACGTGGTTAGAGTCATAGAAGCCGCGCAAGCCATACGAGTTCCTGCAGACCAGGAAATCATACACGTATTGTCCAAGGAATTTTCCGTGGACGATCAAACTTCCATTAAAGACCCGATCGGAATGACCGGAGTCAGACTAGAGGCGGAAGTTCACATCGTCACCGCGGGAATTACAGCACTTCATAATTTAGAAAAGTGTGTTGAAGCTGCAGGATTAGTGGAAGAGGCTCGTGTTCTTTCTAGTCTTGCTTCCTCCGAGGCGGTATTGACATCCGGAGAGAAAGACCTCGGAACCGCTGTATTGGATATCGGGGCGGGGATTTGCGACTTGATCATTTACATAGACGGAGGAATCGCTTACTCTGCGATAATTCCTTTCGGAGGTTATAATGTAACCTCCGATCTTTCCATAGGCCTAAAAACAACCATTGAAACCGCAGAACTATTAAAAAAACGATATGGACATTGCACTCTCGACGAGATGGATCCGACGGAGACCGTGGAAATTCCTCCGATTAGCGGACGCCCTGCTCGCTCCGTTTTACGGGAAGAATTAGTTAATATTATCGAACCGCGCATGAGAGAAATATTCGAAATGGTGGATGCGGAATTGGTGAAATCGGGAAAAAAATCGTTTCTTGCGGGTGGAGCGATTCTTACCGGCGGCGGAAGTCTTTTGGAAGGAATCGAATCTTTGGCCGAGGACGTCTTTCATCTAACGGTCACTCGAGCTCGACCCGCCGGACTTTCCGGTTTGGCCGAAAGAGTTTCTTCGCCCGAATTTTCGACGGCAGTAGGGCTCATTAAATATGCGTCTCGCTTAGGTGAGATGGAGCAGAGATCCCAGGATCGTACCGAGTCCTGGGGTAAAAAACTCCGTAGATGGATCGAAGAGAATTTATAG
- a CDS encoding cell division protein FtsQ/DivIB, whose product MRHNLIDFLKDSIQKRTSWWLLAILALLVASLGWGFRKGSLPQELNKLILTGHETLKTEEIVQIMGIQPGTSFENYDLSLMESRLTSHPRIKKARLEKKSEDQLLVEITERKPVYLVNSDGHLFEIDSELKVLSKDDVRTPGLTVLSGTFPREGGFVSGAAFRDLYTSVENAFRTYPALKTRVSEVSLHEDGEIFVYTDAPIPVRVQVGTLFQIEQVRKLYAVLAYLEKEKVKPRLVDIRGEDAVYH is encoded by the coding sequence ATGAGACATAATCTAATTGACTTTCTGAAAGATTCCATTCAAAAAAGAACAAGTTGGTGGCTCCTGGCCATTCTGGCTCTGCTCGTCGCTAGCCTAGGATGGGGATTCCGAAAGGGGTCCCTTCCCCAGGAGTTGAACAAACTTATCCTGACCGGACACGAGACGCTCAAGACGGAAGAAATCGTTCAAATCATGGGAATCCAACCGGGAACTTCTTTCGAAAATTACGACCTGAGTCTCATGGAAAGCCGCCTAACGTCTCACCCTCGAATCAAAAAAGCCAGACTTGAAAAAAAGTCCGAGGATCAGCTATTGGTCGAGATTACCGAACGAAAACCAGTCTATCTCGTCAATTCCGACGGTCATCTATTCGAGATAGACTCAGAATTGAAAGTTCTATCCAAAGACGACGTTCGAACACCCGGATTGACTGTGCTCTCGGGAACCTTCCCTCGGGAAGGTGGATTCGTCAGTGGTGCCGCGTTCAGAGATTTATATACCTCGGTTGAGAACGCATTTCGCACATATCCGGCATTAAAGACAAGAGTCTCCGAAGTTTCGCTTCACGAGGACGGAGAGATCTTCGTTTATACGGATGCACCGATCCCGGTAAGAGTGCAAGTAGGCACTCTATTCCAAATCGAACAAGTTCGTAAGTTATATGCGGTCCTTGCATATCTCGAAAAAGAAAAAGTCAAACCACGATTAGTGGATATCCGCGGGGAGGACGCGGTCTATCATTAA
- a CDS encoding MlaD family protein: MKFPRPSPVHLGLAFFFVFFLLLYHSVLERAGTKDIYPYTLKIYYPKSQGIRPGTSVSILGVEKGLVRDVDVVPIEEVPDKRFLDPLRKKAVEITIRLADPITLYANYNISFRTATVLSGRTIDIDPGNAEHQANLGFFKPTYKEEEEKVPDFAPSAKYYDDFFAASTGIIRENQNDIHVTFRNLLEVSEKLKGSKGSIPRILNDNDIHDNIAETMVDMRLFGDDTRRYTEGYRKLERSSLIPFSVNLYRRTTLIGSISSDFYLNRL; encoded by the coding sequence ATGAAATTTCCGAGACCGTCTCCCGTTCATTTGGGATTAGCATTCTTTTTCGTATTCTTTTTGCTGCTCTATCATTCCGTTCTGGAGAGAGCCGGGACGAAAGATATCTATCCGTACACTCTCAAAATCTATTATCCAAAATCTCAGGGAATTCGGCCGGGAACTTCCGTGAGTATTCTCGGGGTTGAGAAGGGCTTAGTTCGGGACGTGGACGTGGTTCCGATCGAAGAAGTTCCGGATAAACGGTTTTTAGATCCGCTTCGTAAGAAAGCCGTCGAAATTACGATACGACTGGCCGACCCGATCACATTATATGCGAATTACAATATCAGTTTTCGGACTGCGACGGTTCTGTCCGGTAGAACCATAGACATCGATCCAGGTAATGCGGAACACCAAGCGAACCTGGGATTTTTTAAGCCGACATATAAAGAGGAAGAGGAAAAAGTTCCTGATTTTGCACCTTCCGCGAAATATTACGATGATTTCTTTGCAGCTTCCACAGGAATCATCCGGGAAAATCAAAACGATATTCACGTTACGTTTAGGAACTTACTGGAAGTTTCCGAAAAACTAAAGGGTAGTAAGGGCAGTATTCCTAGAATATTAAACGATAACGATATTCATGATAATATCGCCGAGACGATGGTGGATATGCGTTTATTCGGAGACGATACTCGACGCTATACGGAAGGGTACCGAAAATTGGAGCGTTCTTCTCTCATTCCTTTTTCAGTTAACTTGTATCGTAGAACCACCCTTATCGGTAGCATATCCTCCGATTTCTACCTTAACAGACTATAG